CCGGCCAGCCGGCATAGACGTAGCCGAGCGCGCCGGGGATCGAGATCAGCACGGCGAGCGCCGATGAGGTCGCGACCGCCTGGTGGATCGGCCGGCCGTAAAAGGTCATCAGCAGGTTCGAGAACAATCCGCCGCCGATGCCCATCAGCGTCGACAGAATTCCGACGCAGAAGCCGTAGACGCGCATCAAGGGCCCTTTCGGCAGATCATCGCCGAGCTTCCAGGTCTCGCGCGCGGAGATCAGCCGCACAGCCGCTGACCAGGCGACAGCGACGAACACGATCTTGAACAGTCGCTCCGGCGCGTGGCGTGCGATCACACTGCCGGCGGCGACGCCGATCACGATCGGCAGCCACCACGCGCGCAGGATGGTCATGTCGACGGCACCGCGCTTGTAATGCGCCTGGAACGAGCGGATCGAGGTTGGAATGATCACCGCGAGCGAGGTGCCGACGCAGAGCGGCATGCGCACCTCCAGCGGCACGCCGGCAATGCGGAAGCACTCGTAGAAGACAGGCACGAGGATCGCACCGCCGCCGATGCCGAACACGCCTGCGAGAAAGCCGGAGAGCGCGCCGGTTGCAATCAGCAACAGCGCGAGCTCGAGGATCTCCTTGATATCAAGACCTGCGACCACCCAGACCTGCCCCCGCGACTGGCCGCAGCTTCTCCGATACGTGTTTGGAAAGCTGCACGCCGAGCTTTAGGCGATCTGATTCCCGCGGTCGACACACCGCGTCTCGCGGCTGGGGTGGAATGCAGGTTGCGCATATCCAGACCGGGTCGGTCTCGATCGTCGTGGAAGCAGGTTGGGGCGGACCGAGGGGTTTTGATGGAGACGACTGACCGGCCCACGCCGGTTTGGACGACATGGTCCGTTTAGATGCGTTCCAACAGCAATTTCAACGCGCCACGGTCTCGCTCGAAGGATTGAATTTATGTTCTATTCTTCGTTGGCGGACCGGCGTCCTGGTATACCAAGCCCCTGATTGGCCTTGTTACATCAACGCTCTAGAGCTGAACCACGGTTCGATTTATGGCGATTTGGTGATTGCGCAGGCGGAATCGACTCCGTAAATAGAGCCGACCTTTCCGATCCCCGCGCGCCCTCCTGTTGGGCCCGCAATACAACATCAAAGCCCATGACCGCACGGATCGAACGACCACTCTCGCCACACATGCAGGTGTATCGCTGGACGCTGACGATGGCCATGTCCATCATCCATCGCGCCACCGGTATCGCCCTCTATGTCGGAACCCTGCTGCTGGTCTGGTGGCTGATCGCGGCAGCCTCCGGCCCCACGGCCTACGCGCACGTCCAGGCCTTCACCGGCAGCATCATTGGACGGCTGATCGTGTTCGGCTACACCTGGGCCTTGATGCACCATATGCTCAGCGGCATTCGGCATTTCGTCTGGGATCTCGGCTTCGGCTTCAAGGCCAATGAGCGCGAAGCGCTGACCTGGGGCGCCCTGATCGGCGGCATCGTGCTGACGGTGCTGATCTGGATCATCGCCTATGCGAACGGAGGCGGCCGATGAGCGCACCCGATACGCCGAAGCGCAGCATGCGCACCCCGCTCGGCCGCGTCCGCAATCTCGGCGCCGCGCATTCCGGCACGTCCGATTTCTGGCGCCAGCGCATCACCGGCGTCGCCATGACGCTGCTGATGATCCCGGCGCTGGTGATCATCATGATGCTGCTCGGCCGCAACCAGGTCTACGCTGCGCAGACTCTGAGCTCCATCCCCGTCGCAGTGATCCTGCTCCTCTTCATCTTCGCCAGCACCTGGCACATGAAGATCGGCATGCAGGTCGTGATCGAGGACTATATCCACAACGAGAAGCTGAAGCTCGTCTCGATCATGCTCAACAACTTCTTCTCGATCGCGGTGGCACTCGCCTCGACCTATGCGATCCTGAAACTGTCATCCGGAGTGTAACCCCATGGCCACCACAACGAATGGCACGGGCAGCGGCGCTCCCGCCACCAACGGCAAAGCCTACCCGATCGAAGACCACACCTATGACGTCGTCGTCGTCGGTGCCGGCGGCGCGGGCCTGCGCGCCGTGGTCGGCTGCGGCGAAGCCGGCCTCCGCACCGCCTGCATCACCAAGGTGTTTCCGACCCGCTCGCACACGGTCGCGGCGCAGGGCGGCATCTCCGCCTCGCTCGGCAACATGCACAAGGACGACTGGCGCTGGCACATGTACGACACCGTGAAGGGGTCGGACTGGCTCGGCGACCAGGACGCGATCGAATACATGGTGCGCAACGCGCCCGACGCGGTCTACGAGCTCGAACATTGGGGCGTGCCGTTCTCGCGCACCGAGGACGGCAAGATCTACCAGCGTCCGTTCGGCGGCATGACCACGGAGTTCGGCAAGGCCCAGGCGCAGCGCACCTGCGCCGCCGCCGACCGCACCGGCCACGCCATGCTGCACACAATGTATGGCCAGTCACTGCGTCACGCGGCCGAGTTCTTCATCGAGTTCTTCGCCATCGACCTGATCATGGACGACCAGGGCACCTGCCGCGGCGTTATCGCGCTCAAGCTCGACGACGGCACGCTGCACCGCTTCCGCGCCCAGACCACGATCCTGGCCACCGGCGGCTATGGCCGCGCCTACGCCTCCTGCACCTCGGCGCACACCTGCACCGGCGACGGCGGCGGCATGGTGCTGCGCGCCGGCCTGCCGATGCAGGACATGGAGTTCGTGCAGTTCCACCCGACCGGCATCTACGGCTCGGGCTGTCTCGTCACCGAAGGCGCGCGCGGCGAAGGCGGCTATCTCGTCAACTCCGAGGGCGAGCGCTTCATGGAGCGCTACGCACCGTCGGCGAAGGACCTCGCCTCGCGCGACGTCGTCTCGCGCGCGATGACCATCGAGATCCGCGAAGGGCGCGGCGTCGGCAAGAAGAAGGACCACATCTTCCTGCATCTCGACCACCTCGATCCCGCGGTGCTGGCCGAGCGGCTGCCCGGCATCTCGGAATCAGCAAAAATCTTCGCCAATGTCGACGTGACGCGCGAGCCGATCCCGATCGTGCCGACCGTGCACTACAACATGGGCGGCATCCCCACGAACTATCACGGCGAGGTGCTGACCAAGAAGGACGGCGACGACAACGCCATCATTCCCGGCCTGATGGCGATCGGCGAAGCCGCCTGCGTCTCCGTGCATGGCGCCAACCGTCTCGGCTCCAACTCGCTGATCGACCTCGTGGTGTTCGGCCGTGCCGCGGCACTCCGCCTCGCCGAGAAGCTGACGCCCAACGCCAAGCAGCCGGAGCTGCCGGCGAACTCGGCCGAGCTCGCCCTCGGCCGCCTCGACCATTACCGCTACGCCTCCGGCGGCACGCCGACCGCAAAACTGCGCGAAGGCATGCAGCATGTGATGCAGAACAATTGCGCGGTGTTCCGCACCGGCGACATCCTGAGCGAAGGCCAGAACCTGATCGAGAAGGTCCACAGCGGCATCACCGACATTGCCGTGTCCGACCGCTCGCTGGTGTGGAATTCCGACCTCGTCGAAACGCTTGAGTTCGACAATCTGATCTCGCAGGCGGTGGTGACGATGGACTCGGCCGCCAACCGCACCGAGAGCCGCGGCGCGCATGCGCGCGAGGACTTCTCCGAGCGTGACGACAAGAACTGGATGAAGCACACGCTGGCCTGGCTGGACTCGTCCGGCAAGGTCAAGATCGAGTACCGCCCGGTTCACGACTACACCATGACCAACGACGTGCAGTACATCCCGCCCAAAGCTCGCGTGTACTGAGCGAACAGCGAAAGCTTTATCGAAATGGTTGAATTCGCACTTCCGAAGAACTCCAAGATCACTGGCGGCAAGACCTGGCCGAAGCCCGCAGGCGCGACCGAGCTCCGCGAGTTCAAGGTCTATCGCTGGAATCCGGACGACGGCAAGAATCCGAGCGTCGACACCTACTACGTCGACACCCATGATTGCGGTCCGATGGTGCTGGACGGCCTGATCTGGATCAAGAACCACATCGATCCGTCGCTGACCTTCCGCCGCTCCTGCCGCGAGGGCGTCTGCGGCTCCTGCGCGATGAACATCGACGGCCAGAACACGCTGGCCTGCACCCGCTCGATGCACGACGTGAAGGACGGCGCGGTGAAGATCAATCCGCTGCCGCACCAGCCGGTCGTGAAGGACCTCGTCCCCGACCTCACCAATTTCTATGCGCAGTACGCCTCGGTCGAGCCTTGGCTGAAGACGACCTCGCCGACGCCGCAGAAGGAATGGAAGCAGAGCCACGAGGACCGCGAGAAGCTCGACGGCCTCTACGAGTGCATCCTGTGCGCCTGCTGCTCGACCTCCTGCCCGAGCTATTGGTGGAACAGCGACCGCTATCTCGGCCCCGCCGCCCTGCTCCAGGCCAACCGCTGGGTGTCAGATTCGCGGGATGAAGCGACCGGCGAACGGCTCGACAATCTCGAGGACCCGTTCCGCCTCTATCGCTGCCACACCATCATGAACTGCGCCAAGGCCTGCCCGAAGGGCCTGAACCCCGCGGAAGCCATCGCCGAGCTCAAGCTCAAGATGGTCGAGCGGCAGATCTAGAGGCCATTCGTGCTGCGATCCCCGGCCTGAACGGCCGGGGCATTCTCCGGCGGCCGCCCCAAGCGAAATTTGCTTCCGCACAGCGCCACGCGTGAAACGGCGAATTACAACCTCCGGTTCCCCTCACAAGCGACTTCCTTCTTAGCGGGAAATTCAGCTAAGCTCCGGTTGGGGGACCGGGAGCGACCGTGCAGGGCGCGCAACGCAATTCGCTAAAACTGTTGCAGTGGATGATGGCGGCATCCCTGGCGCTGCCGATCGCGCTGTTCGTCATTGCCGCGACGATCTCCTACGCATCGACAAAAGATATCGCCGACCGGGAGATCGAGCGCACGCTCGATGTCGCGCACGAGCACGCGCTCAAGGTGTTCGAGACCATCGACCGCAGCCTTGCCGAGCTCAACGAGGTCGTGCGCGGCCTTCCCGACGACACCATCCGCGCGCGGGAGCCGGCGCTGCATCGCCGCCTGAAGCGGCTGGCCGATACGCTGCCGCAGCTCAAATCGGCCTGGATCTTCGATGCGGATGGAAAGGCGCTGGTCAACAGCCTCGCCTCGCCGCCGCCGGAGCTGGGCTTTGCGGACCGCGATTACTTCTATGCCCACATCGACCAGGGCATCGGCACGTTCATCGGCGCGGCCCTGACGCCGCGTCCCCCCTATCAGGGCGCGCGCTTCTTCAGCGTCAGCCGCCGCCGCGACTCCGACGACGGCAGCTTCATCGGCGTGATCCAGGCCTCCGTCCTGCCGGAATATTTCGAGAGCTTTTACGCCAGGATCGGCTCCGATCCCGGCAGCTTCTTCGCGATGGGCCGCGCCGATGGCGTGTTGCTCGCGAATTACCCACGGCTCGACCGCGACGTCCGGCTCGATCCGGGTGGACCTGTCGGCCAGAAGATCGCCGCTAGCCCCGAGCATGGCCTGATGACCATCGCCTGGCCGTCGGACGGGATCGAGCGGCGCATCGGCTATCGGCGTATCGCCCAGTATCCGATCTATGTCAGCGCCGGGCTCGAGACCTCGGCGATCCGGGCACGCTGGTTCGCCACCATGGGCCAGCACCTGGTGTTCGGCGTCCCCGCCACGGCGCTCCTGTTCCTGCTGCTCGCCTTCGCATTCCGCCGCACCCAGCATCTCCAGGCCGAGGCCGCAGCGCGGCGCGAAGCGGAGGACGCGCTCAGGCACAGCCAGCGCATGGAGGCGCTCGGGCAACTCACCGGCGGCGTCGCCCACGACTTCAACAACCTCCTGACCGTGATCCGCGCGTCCGTCGATCTGTTGAACCGGCCGCAACTGACCGACGAGCGGCGACAGCGCTACGTCACGGCCATCGCGGATGCGGTCGCACGCGCCGCCAAGCTGACCTCGCAGCTCCTTGCCTTTGCGCGGCGCCAGACCCTGAAACCGGATGTGTTCGACGTCGGCCAGCGCATGCAGTCGCTGCACGACATGCTCGCCACGCTGCTCGGACCCGCCATCGAGATCGCGATGCGGCTGCCGACAGATCCCTGCCTCGTCAACGCCGATGCCAGCCAGTTCGAGACAGCGCTGATCAACATGGCGACCAATGCCCGCGACGCTATGCAGGGCAAGGGCAGGATCACTTTCGAGGTCGAGCCCGTGAAGAACGTTCCTGACGGGCCGGCCCATGTCTCGGGCAGCCAGGTTTCGGCAAAACATGGCTTCGTCGGGGTCACCGTCAGCGACACCGGCATCGGCATCCCTGCCGCGCGATTAGGCCGCATCTTCGAGCCGTTCTTCACCACCAAGCAGGTCGGCCAAGGCACCGGTCTCGGCCTGTCCCAGGTATTCGGCTTCGCCCGGCAATCCGGCGGCGAGGTGACGGTGACGAGCGAGGTCGGGCAAGGCAGCGCCTTCTCGCTCTATCTCCCGCGCGTGCCGCCGGACCTGCTGCCGCAGCGGCTGGCGCCGAACACGGCGCCGGCGGTGGCCGGCAGCGGCATGTCGGTGCTGGTGGTCGAGGACAATATCGAGCTCGCCAATTTCGCCGCCGACGGCCTCACCGAGCTCGGCTACAGCATCACGCTGGTCGACAATGCCACCGATGCGCTCGCCGAGCTCATCGTTGACGCAGATCGTTTCGACGTCGTGTTCTCGGACGTGGTGATGCCGGGGATGACCGGGCTCGACCTGGCGCAGGCGATCCGCGAGCGCGACATCGGCGTGCCGGTCGTGCTGACCACGGGCTACAGCCAGGCCCTGTCACAGGAGGGCGCGACCGGCTTCGATCTCGTGCAAAAGCCCTATTCGATCGAAGAATTGTCGCGGGTTCTGCACCGGGCCGCGCGGCTGCGGCGCGTCCGGGACGGCGCGGCCGAGTGATTCGGCGGCCGCCGGAACCAAAGGGAACCGTTTGATTTCCTTTGCGTTGTCCGCTCATGCAGAAGCCGGCCGCGAAGCGCGAACAGGGCAGGAAGCCGCCCATCGTCGAGATCACAGGCGAGAACGGCGATGAAGTGGCAGCGCCGCCGCCTGAGCTGCTCGAGCCCGATCCCGAGCTGTCCCCCGAGGAAGCCGAGCAGGTCCGCAAGGATTATCTGCTGACGCGCTTCTGGATCAGCGCACGCGGCTTCTGGGGGCGCAAAGGCGACCGCCTGGCCTTGCCGTTCTCGATCGGCCTCGGCGTGCTGATCGTCCTGACCGTCGGCTTCCAGTACGGCATCAATGTCTGGAATCGCGCGATCTTCGACGCCATCGAAAAGCGTGATGCGACGAGCGTCTTCCATCTCACGGCGGTGTTCTTCCCGCTGGCGATCGGCAGCATCGTACTCGCCGTCGTGCAGGTGTTCGCGCGCATGGGCATCCAGCGGCGCTGGCGCGCATGGCTGACGGCGAGCGTGCTGACGCGGTGGCTCGCCAACGGGCGCTACTATCAGCTCAACCTCGTCGGCGGCGATCACGGCAATCCCGAATACCGCATCGCCGAGGACCTGCGCATCGCGACCGACTCGCCGGTCGATTTCCTCGCCGGCGTGACCTCCGCGCTGCTGTCGGCAGTGACCTTCATCGTCGTGCTCTGGACCATCGGCGGCGCGCTCACCGTCACGCTCGGCGGCTCAAGCCTCACCATTCCCGGCTTCCTGGTGATCGCCGCGATCCTCTACGCCGCGATCGCCTCCAGCTCGATCCTGGTGATCGGCCGCCGCTTCGTGCAGGTCTCCGAGGACAAGAACCAGGCCGAGGCCGATTTCCGCTACACGCTGACGCGCGTGCGCGAGAACGGCGAGAGCATCGCACTGCTCGGCGGCGAAGAGGAGGAACGCGACGGCATCGATCGCAATTTCACGCGCGTGCTCAGGCAATGGGCGCGGCTCGCCGGGCAGCACATGCGCACCACGCTGGTGTCGCAGGGATCGAGCCTCGTTGCCCCGGTCGTTCCGCTGCTGCTCTGCGCGCCGAAATTCCTCGACGGCAGCATGACGCTGGGACAGGTGATGCAGGCGGCCTCCGCCTTCACGATCGTGCAGAGCGCGTTCGGCTGGCTGGTCGACAATTATCCGCGTCTTGCCGACTGGAACGCCTGCGCACGCCGCATCGCCTCGCTGATGATGTCGCTCGATGGCCTCGAGCGCGCCGAGCAGGGCGACGGCCTTGGTCGCATCAAGCGCGGCGAGACCAGCAACGAGGCCATGCTGGAGCTGAACGATCTCTCGGTCACGCTCGACGACGGTACCGCCGTGGTCGGCGAGACCGAGGTGGTGATCGAGCCCGGCGAGCGCCTGCTCGTCGCCGGCGAATCCGGCACCGGCAAGAGCACGCTGGTGCGCGCCATCGCCGGGCTCTGGCCCTGGGGCGGCGGCAGCGTGAATTTCCATCCCGACCGGCGGCTGTTCATGTTGCCGCAGCGGCCCTACGTGCCCTCGGGATCGCTGCGCCGCGCGGTGGCCTATCCCGGTGCCGAAAACGACTGGACCGTGGAGGAGATCGGCAAGGCCTTGCACAAGGTCGGCCTCGATCATCTCAAGGAGAAGATCGAAGAGGAGGGGCCGTGGGACCAGACCCTATCAGGCGGCGAGAAGCAGCGCCTCGCTTTCGCACGGCTGCTGCTGCACAGCCCCGACATCGTCGTGCTCGACGAGGCCACATCCGCGCTCGACGAGAAGAGCCAGGACAAGATGATGAAGGTCGTCACCCATGAGCTGCCCAAGGCGACCATCGTCAGCGTCGCGCACCGCGCCGAGCTGGAGGCTTTCCACAGCCGCAAGATCGTGCTGGAGCGCCGCAAGGGCGGCGCCAAGCTGGTCAGCGACATCGACCTGATCCCGCGCAAGGGCAAGCGCAAGCTGCTCGGCCGCTTCCTGCGCCAGCGCAAGGCGGCGGCGAAGGCGGCATGAAGTCCGTAGCCCGGATGGAGCGGAGCGTGATCCGGGATTCGTGCCGCAAGCGGCGAAGGCCCCGGATTACGCTCCGCTCCATCCGGGCTACATTCTTTTCCCTCGTTGGAGTCCCCGACAAAACCGGCTATGCATGCGCCGCCTGCAACGAGGACCGCCTGCTTGACGACCGACAATGTCCCTTCGTCCGCGCCATTCGGCGCGTTTGCGCCGAATGCGGCGCAGGCCGCGATCATCAGCCTCGCGACACGATCGGGGCTGAAGCGCGGCGCGTTCCGGCCCTGGCTGTCGCGGCTGGTCAATTTGCTGCGCGGCGGCCCCGTCGATGTGCATTATCAGGGCGCCTCGTTCCGCTTCTACCACCAGGGCAGCGCGACCGAGCGCGGCGCGCTGTTCAATCCCGACTACAATCTCGACGAGCTCGACTTCCTGCGGCAGCATACCCCGGCGGGCGGCGTGTTCGTCGATGTCGGCGCCAACGTCGGCACTTTTGCGCTGGTGATGGCGCGGCAGGTCGGCACCACAGGCAAGGTCGTTGCGATCGAGCCTCATCCGCTGACGTTCGCGCGGCTGGTCTTCAATCACACCGCATCGCATGCGACGCAGGTGCGGCTGGTGCAGGCCGCCGCCGGCGACGACGACGGCGAGCTGATGATCGAGAGCGGCGGCGGCAATCTCGGCGCGACGCACGTCGTCACGGGCTCTGCGAGC
This genomic stretch from Bradyrhizobium sp. CCGB12 harbors:
- a CDS encoding TSUP family transporter; amino-acid sequence: MVAGLDIKEILELALLLIATGALSGFLAGVFGIGGGAILVPVFYECFRIAGVPLEVRMPLCVGTSLAVIIPTSIRSFQAHYKRGAVDMTILRAWWLPIVIGVAAGSVIARHAPERLFKIVFVAVAWSAAVRLISARETWKLGDDLPKGPLMRVYGFCVGILSTLMGIGGGLFSNLLMTFYGRPIHQAVATSSALAVLISIPGALGYVYAGWPAAATYPAVAALQVPFALGYVSLIGAVLVMPMSLVTAPLGVKAAHAMSKRTLEMAFGCYLFIVGSRFVMSLVGG
- the sdhC gene encoding succinate dehydrogenase, cytochrome b556 subunit — translated: MTARIERPLSPHMQVYRWTLTMAMSIIHRATGIALYVGTLLLVWWLIAAASGPTAYAHVQAFTGSIIGRLIVFGYTWALMHHMLSGIRHFVWDLGFGFKANEREALTWGALIGGIVLTVLIWIIAYANGGGR
- the sdhD gene encoding succinate dehydrogenase, hydrophobic membrane anchor protein — encoded protein: MSAPDTPKRSMRTPLGRVRNLGAAHSGTSDFWRQRITGVAMTLLMIPALVIIMMLLGRNQVYAAQTLSSIPVAVILLLFIFASTWHMKIGMQVVIEDYIHNEKLKLVSIMLNNFFSIAVALASTYAILKLSSGV
- the sdhA gene encoding succinate dehydrogenase flavoprotein subunit, yielding MATTTNGTGSGAPATNGKAYPIEDHTYDVVVVGAGGAGLRAVVGCGEAGLRTACITKVFPTRSHTVAAQGGISASLGNMHKDDWRWHMYDTVKGSDWLGDQDAIEYMVRNAPDAVYELEHWGVPFSRTEDGKIYQRPFGGMTTEFGKAQAQRTCAAADRTGHAMLHTMYGQSLRHAAEFFIEFFAIDLIMDDQGTCRGVIALKLDDGTLHRFRAQTTILATGGYGRAYASCTSAHTCTGDGGGMVLRAGLPMQDMEFVQFHPTGIYGSGCLVTEGARGEGGYLVNSEGERFMERYAPSAKDLASRDVVSRAMTIEIREGRGVGKKKDHIFLHLDHLDPAVLAERLPGISESAKIFANVDVTREPIPIVPTVHYNMGGIPTNYHGEVLTKKDGDDNAIIPGLMAIGEAACVSVHGANRLGSNSLIDLVVFGRAAALRLAEKLTPNAKQPELPANSAELALGRLDHYRYASGGTPTAKLREGMQHVMQNNCAVFRTGDILSEGQNLIEKVHSGITDIAVSDRSLVWNSDLVETLEFDNLISQAVVTMDSAANRTESRGAHAREDFSERDDKNWMKHTLAWLDSSGKVKIEYRPVHDYTMTNDVQYIPPKARVY
- a CDS encoding succinate dehydrogenase iron-sulfur subunit encodes the protein MVEFALPKNSKITGGKTWPKPAGATELREFKVYRWNPDDGKNPSVDTYYVDTHDCGPMVLDGLIWIKNHIDPSLTFRRSCREGVCGSCAMNIDGQNTLACTRSMHDVKDGAVKINPLPHQPVVKDLVPDLTNFYAQYASVEPWLKTTSPTPQKEWKQSHEDREKLDGLYECILCACCSTSCPSYWWNSDRYLGPAALLQANRWVSDSRDEATGERLDNLEDPFRLYRCHTIMNCAKACPKGLNPAEAIAELKLKMVERQI
- a CDS encoding ATP-binding protein, which codes for MQGAQRNSLKLLQWMMAASLALPIALFVIAATISYASTKDIADREIERTLDVAHEHALKVFETIDRSLAELNEVVRGLPDDTIRAREPALHRRLKRLADTLPQLKSAWIFDADGKALVNSLASPPPELGFADRDYFYAHIDQGIGTFIGAALTPRPPYQGARFFSVSRRRDSDDGSFIGVIQASVLPEYFESFYARIGSDPGSFFAMGRADGVLLANYPRLDRDVRLDPGGPVGQKIAASPEHGLMTIAWPSDGIERRIGYRRIAQYPIYVSAGLETSAIRARWFATMGQHLVFGVPATALLFLLLAFAFRRTQHLQAEAAARREAEDALRHSQRMEALGQLTGGVAHDFNNLLTVIRASVDLLNRPQLTDERRQRYVTAIADAVARAAKLTSQLLAFARRQTLKPDVFDVGQRMQSLHDMLATLLGPAIEIAMRLPTDPCLVNADASQFETALINMATNARDAMQGKGRITFEVEPVKNVPDGPAHVSGSQVSAKHGFVGVTVSDTGIGIPAARLGRIFEPFFTTKQVGQGTGLGLSQVFGFARQSGGEVTVTSEVGQGSAFSLYLPRVPPDLLPQRLAPNTAPAVAGSGMSVLVVEDNIELANFAADGLTELGYSITLVDNATDALAELIVDADRFDVVFSDVVMPGMTGLDLAQAIRERDIGVPVVLTTGYSQALSQEGATGFDLVQKPYSIEELSRVLHRAARLRRVRDGAAE
- a CDS encoding ABC transporter ATP-binding protein/permease; protein product: MQKPAAKREQGRKPPIVEITGENGDEVAAPPPELLEPDPELSPEEAEQVRKDYLLTRFWISARGFWGRKGDRLALPFSIGLGVLIVLTVGFQYGINVWNRAIFDAIEKRDATSVFHLTAVFFPLAIGSIVLAVVQVFARMGIQRRWRAWLTASVLTRWLANGRYYQLNLVGGDHGNPEYRIAEDLRIATDSPVDFLAGVTSALLSAVTFIVVLWTIGGALTVTLGGSSLTIPGFLVIAAILYAAIASSSILVIGRRFVQVSEDKNQAEADFRYTLTRVRENGESIALLGGEEEERDGIDRNFTRVLRQWARLAGQHMRTTLVSQGSSLVAPVVPLLLCAPKFLDGSMTLGQVMQAASAFTIVQSAFGWLVDNYPRLADWNACARRIASLMMSLDGLERAEQGDGLGRIKRGETSNEAMLELNDLSVTLDDGTAVVGETEVVIEPGERLLVAGESGTGKSTLVRAIAGLWPWGGGSVNFHPDRRLFMLPQRPYVPSGSLRRAVAYPGAENDWTVEEIGKALHKVGLDHLKEKIEEEGPWDQTLSGGEKQRLAFARLLLHSPDIVVLDEATSALDEKSQDKMMKVVTHELPKATIVSVAHRAELEAFHSRKIVLERRKGGAKLVSDIDLIPRKGKRKLLGRFLRQRKAAAKAA
- a CDS encoding FkbM family methyltransferase, producing MTTDNVPSSAPFGAFAPNAAQAAIISLATRSGLKRGAFRPWLSRLVNLLRGGPVDVHYQGASFRFYHQGSATERGALFNPDYNLDELDFLRQHTPAGGVFVDVGANVGTFALVMARQVGTTGKVVAIEPHPLTFARLVFNHTASHATQVRLVQAAAGDDDGELMIESGGGNLGATHVVTGSASADAIRVPSLRLTRILDEAGVANVDALKIDVEGFEDRVLIGFFRDAPPSLWPRAVVIEHLSQNDWQQDCIADMVGRGFAIARKTRSNTFLSR